The window TTGAATCAGGAATGACATTGAACTTATTGACAGCCGTATGAGAGTACTCTTCAGTCTTGTAGCAGTATATATCATTTAACTGTTGGAAGTCCAGCCAAAAATAACTTCTCATGTGATAACCTAAGGCGCGCAAACGCTGTACTATTCTCTCTATAAATTCCTCACCTTCTGCATCAGGTTTGAGCATTGCTAGTGCACATCTCAGTGCCATGAAAAAGAGGGATTGGATTTCTATGGGATAACCATATACACCCTAAATTTCCCCAAGAAGGAAAGCAATGTCAAGATGATTCAAAAAGTTATTATCTTATCAATGATTGAATATATACATAAATCAATCAGAAAAGGAATAATTATAAACAAACTGTACAATCAACTTCAGtaatgaaactatatgatagaAACTTGAAGTCTTGAACTTCTACATGAGTACATCTTTAGCACAACAATTCTCTTTCCATATACTTGATATCAAACTGATAGCTAACATCATTCTGCATTACCATAAAAAAAACACATGCTAATATATTCACTATAGAAATGGTTTTATTAAGAGTTTATGAACTTCAAGACCAAGCGTATCACTGGATGATATTGAATCCGCCTACCGGTATTGGAACAATCAACTATCAAATCCATTTTGGAACAGTTTAGTCAATTGTTAGATGAAAGATGAAACCAGATGCCACACTTCATACTTTTTTACTGCTGCTTAACAGTTGGAATATGAATTTTGTTAATCGGGTTCATTGATGTACTTAGAATGATAGAACAATGATTAGATTTCAAGCTGCAGTACATGCAAAGTCAATTGCTCTGTCTAAATAATATGATCAAATATTAGAAAAGAAATTTGAAGTAGCAGAAGTTGTTCACTGAAAGTAATGCCATCAGTTTTTTGCTATGTAACTCGTACAACTAATAAAGTCTGGAAATAATCTATCAGCTGAACTTTGCACAAAGCACAAGTTATTGTTGCATGCATAATGAAAATATATCTTGTAGTTTCAGAATTTGTTGAACTTACCATCCTACGATCTATCATGGAGCACCCATCGGCACATAGTAAGGTAGGGAATGTGTCAAAGCCCTCAGAGAGACATAAAGATAAAATAAGCCTCATCCCTCTCTGGCATTCTGGTGTTTCTGCTAAAGATAAATCTCCAGTAGATTTTGTATAGGCTCGAAGAAGAATAATCCACCAAAATCCAGAATCAACAGGTGCAACCCTACCAATTGCACTCCCACCAAAATCTGCTATTAGAGTCTCACTTTTCCTAGCAGGGTCATGGTTCACCTTGAAGCTTGCTGGTAAGACCCCTTCCCCAAGTTTGAAGCGATCAATTTTCTTTTCCCAGCTCTGGAGGAGGAGCGTCTTCAACAGAAAGTTTTTAACTATATCGGGTTCACCATTCATTAGAAAAGCCAAAGCACTTGGCACAAAATCACGCACAAAGACCTAAATACAAGATTAACAGACATAGAACCAAGGATTATGATATGAAGCTTtgatataaaccaacaaaaatatTCATTTAACAAATGAGTGAATAAAAAGGGATCAACTGATAGGATCCTCATAGAATCCTGAAGAGATTAAGTTCAAGAAGATTCTATCAAGTTGGCATTTTAGGAAGGTAAAGAAGCGAGATGCAGTTGAAATCAATAGAACAAAGTCAAATATGGGATCTTTTTAAGGATCTAATAGGATATCTGTTCAACCATGTACCTGGTCATAGTTAAGGACTTCCTCCGAGGCGTGTTCGATGGCAGCCATGGTTCCAACAGGCTGCCGACGGAAGAGCACAATGGACCTTCGGAGAGCATCCCATGCCTCTGCGATCATCGGATGTGGACCATGCGGCTCAAACCAGTCTCGAGCCGATGAGGCTGGTGTGTCCAAAACTGACCTACCAACAGCAGGGGAGTACATGTCGTCAACCAGCCGAAGATTGCCCGAGAGCTCGCTCAACGACCGCTCGTCGAATGACAGCTTGCGCTCTATCTTAATCCTCGGCCGATCGAGCAACCGTGACAGGTGCTCGAAGTCGTCGAGCTCCGCGACGGAGCAGAGCGGCTCGACTCGCCAGAGACCCTCTTCGTCCGTCCCCTCCATTTCCTCGATCATTCTCACAGAAAATCCTTGTGAAATGCAAGTAAAACCCGCTTTTATTCCCTCAAACTTCCATTTAAGCAGAGTAAAACTTTATACCGCAGTTCAAATGAAGGAAACACATAAACACTTTAGCTCCAAAAAGGTttggaaatataaaataaaatttgaattctTTTGCGAATAAAAGGATACACATTCTTACAGATTGCATCAGAAACTcgcatttttcttttttttttttcatttccagAGGATGCTAAAACTTCATTCGAGCAGATTAAAGGGACGTAAAAGCGTAGATATCCAGACAAGAAGCAAAATTTGATCAAAAAAAAATTGGGAACAGATCTACTAACAATAACATAACAAGGATTAAGCACCAAGCAAAGAAAAGAAACTCAACCGATCATCAAAAGTTGGAAAAGAAACGGAAAAATCAGCAAAGGATGAAAAAGGGGAGTCACCTGCGTGGATCTAGTATGTCGAGAAGGTAAATGAGATCGAAGGGAGAAGAATCAGAGGGCTGCGCGGGCGCGGCGCGGCGGAGGAGCTGCAATGAAGAGAAAAGGAAAGAAGGGAAAAAAGAGCTAATGTGGCAGTAGCTGGGTACTTATAGCCGAGAAGGACCGACATGGTCGCCATCTTCCTCCTCCACCTTCAAAAGCGACCGGCTGCAGCCGGTAAGTGCCCTGCCGTGGCGTGCGAGGAGACCGCGTGGTGAGTTGCCGGTGCGCTGTTGGTTTGGTTTTTCGCCGTTCGTGTCTCGTACACCCAACTTGTTTAATTATCttgagagaaattttaattttgcccCTGATCACTTTTTTAAAATATTCCCAAGacatttcaaattataattttactCACTAAACTTTATTTTCAGTCAGTCATAAAAACTAACTTGTGCCATGTAAAATTATAGTTTctgtcattttaaaataaaaaaatatattgttcTAGTTTTAATGTCATTAAAATGAAGGGCAAAAACACAAATCGGTCCCTAAGAATGAAAAATTTCAGAGAGACCCCTATATTAAAAAATGTTCGTAATTAAATTCCATCCTATCTCATTAATAGAAATGACCGGGGCGAAAGGGAAGCCGAAACTTATGTGGCCAGTCGAGACGGTTCTAGGCGGGCCCACCCGGGGGCAACCCCACCTACGTCGCCGTCGTCGTTCGCTGCTCGTTATTAAATAGTCCTTCGGACTTGGCGGTGTTGACCAGATTGGGCTCGATCGAACGGTTGGAGTTTGGTGGCGTCGATGAAAGGCACCTTACGTGAACACGAGCGTCACCCAGATCCCACGAGCCACGTGGGGCTAGGCTATTGCCGTCCTCTAGCGGGAGATCTTCAGTACTGATTGATTTCATGGAGATTGAAATCACAAAGAACATGTCAAGATAACATAATATTTTCTTGTGGCATAGATAGATGTCTGCTACTGTAACAATTAGAATGTGGCAACTACAGACAATCTGTTACTGATTCACATTTATTCATATTTATCTAATTATGGGCGATAGTGGAAGCCTAATCAGGGAGTCAGAGTATCAACAGCGATCTCTGCCCCAGCGACGGCGGTTGGGGGGGCAGCTGATGGCGGCTGCGGTTGAACGGGCGTGGTAGGGACGGTGTCGGCGTCGCAGTAGCCGCGTAGGATGTCGGTCTCCTGGACGGTGAAGCCGAGGTTGGTGAACATGGAGGTCCAGCAGTGGTGGGTGATGACGCGGATGGCGCGGCAGCAGTCGAGGCTGAGGTACGACTCCCCGTTCAGGAAGAACAGCACGATCTCGTTGGTGCACGACCGCAGCTCCATGAGCGAGTTCCAGCACTCAACCAGCCCGCCGGCTTCGCCCATCCCCACGGCAAGTCGCGCCTGCAGGTCGGCGGCCTGGTGGAGCTCCACCGGAGAGAGCTCGCGGCCGCTGCCTGACGCGACCAGGAAGGCGAAGGCTAGCGCAAGGACTGCCAGATTCTGAATGGAATCCATGGTGCTGCTAATGGCGATCTAGACTGAGAAGGAAACTGGACGGTGCATGAGCATTTATAGTGCAAGAGCTCGCACGCACGGTGGAAGCTGAAGAGAGCAGGAGGCGAAGTGTCGATCGACGTTAACGCAGAGGAAGCTACTTAAATTAGCAGATTCTTAGTGGCTAATAATTACAAAGAATGCAAATCGAAATGTAACGTGCGACGCATAATTATTTTTGATTAGCTTCGGATTGAAGCAGCCGAATCATCTTGGCGGGCGATTCCTGTTCTTGTGAGTCACTGAAGAACCATCACGGAGCAAGCAAGCGCGGAGGGAGAAGGAAATCAGGAGGAGAACGACGTACGGATCAATCCAACAAAATCCGACCTTCAATTTAAGGAGCTTTAAGATTGCATGAAGATTGTGACCACTCCCTTTCTCAACTGTTCAGTTAATAGGATATAGAAATCTAACGGCATTATTAGAATAGATTAACAAGAGGAAGGATGCAAACAATAAACTTGTTATTATACTTTATCCATATGCAAGCGATACAATTTATAATGTGGTTAAGATGATCAATTGACCCATtaataaggaaaagatttagtctaataaatattatgtcctaatattaacttaatttaatctgGTCATATTTAGCAATTCACTTTTATCCCTCGATAAATTCAACGGGAGATCTTTGATGTTAAATTTACATACTAGCTAGAATGTTGAAACGTTGTCTAGATAAAAacttagtaaagatatcaacaatttaatctttttgtagaaatataagaaacaaataaTTGTTGAATCACTACGCATtctcgaaaaaaaataaaaattaaattccatatattttgtaTGAGCATGAAATATTAGATTTGTTGTAAGATATATTGCTCCAATAGTCACACCAAATTTTTGATAGAATATTTGACGTAAGATGAAGTTTAGAAAAAAAGTGATTGAAGTCAAATAATTCCTGACGTTATATTGgctataactttatattcagcttcagtattTGAATGAGATAATGtagtgatacggtgcataatggaAGGGTCCGATAAGGCCAGACAATCAGAAGTCAAGAGGGTGTGAcagtcaaaagttaagggggcgtggcagtcaaaagtcaagggggcgtggcaGTTAGAAGTCAATGGAAAGTGGCAGTCAGTAGTCAGGAGGGCGTGATAATTAGCAGTTAGGGAAAGAAAAAGTGGGACCGCTTGACGTCATCAGTCGCATGATCCCCGGTAGGGTGCTTACATATCAAGATCTCAGATCTGAGGCATGGGGCGCAACTGGGGGTAATGCCTGACCTGCCCTGACTGGTCGGATTTTTTCAGCTCAGGTTACATATCTAGACCTAGTACTCTCGGTAGGCCGACTCCCAATCGGGGCAATCCAAAAAGGAAAGATGAGGCTCTCGCCACAGCTCGTCCttctcatcaagactcaagccaAGTGTTATACCTGATAGATCAACCCGAGCTGCTCCTAGTCAAACCCGGGCTAGACAGAAGGCACTAGTTgacaacaaggtcagggaatcgtaactgcctgtcagagaataactgctgtatgtcagagaatattccaacGATCTGTTGTCATCTGCGAATGGAACTTTCTTCCAGTCCATGGGAGGGTGTCACGCGTCCTTCATCACTTGAcaggtcctgacacccgacattttcTGACATCAGTCGGGTTCCAGATGTACGcacggtcatataaaaagggaggtcctctcccttgagcgGGTACATTCTCTCACACATTCGCACTTGTCCTCTACAgttctttttccttcgtacactgttcttccgGACAAAAATCATCATCATCCTTCAGTTCCACATGGGGATCTGTTTTCCAATGCACATACGCCAAGTGTCCTCGAGTCACCTCTCCGACAATACCTCAGCCGGCCTTTGTCTGACTcggattccggacaggatcatgtAGGTtgttttttcaaattctaagagataaggtttcgtccaagaaatattgcatatctacTAGGAGAGCGTCTATCTTCAAGAAAGCTTGCCCAATCCGCATCGCTATAGGCATGTAAATCTCAAGACGAgtgacgatataaaagaaaatcatgtaaaatagtacctttgagatagcaaAGTATTCTTTTCACACTCTCCTAATTTTGTTCAGTGGGAGTATGCATAAATTGACAAGCACAATTTACTACAAAGATAATATCAGGGCATGTGATAGTAACATATTGTAAGACTCCGACAATACTTGATAAACCTGGGGATCAGACATCACAAAAGAGGATGAAGTTGTAGAAAAGTTGTTTATAGCAACAATTGGTGTAGAGATTGAATGTGCTCTATCCATTTTAGCTCATTGAAGAAACTCAATAATATATTTGCTTTGGGAGAGGAGATAACCTTCATCATGTGGAATAAATTCgataccaagaaaaaaatgagTATTTTCCAAATCGAATGGGAAATTCTTGATTAAGAAGATTTAATATAGTTCTGATGTCCTTCTGATCAATGCCGATTAATAAAATGTCattcacataaataagaaaaaatatcatagatccatTATTATATTTGTATAATAGAGAGGAATTAGTCTTTGATTTAGAAATTCCTTGAGCTTGTAACAATTTAGATAATTGATGAAGCCATGCTCGAGGAGCTTGCCAAAGACCATATAAGAATTTCTTGAGTTGACAAACATGAGATGAAAATTGTGGACGAATAAACCTAGACGGTTACTTCATAAATACAGTTTCCTTAAGATGACTATGGAGAAGTGCATTAGAGATGTCTAATTGTCGTGCATGCCAATTAGAACTAATAATTATTGATAACAATAATCtaacagatgtaattttgatgactagaATAAAggtgtcattgaagtcaataccagATTGTtaactaaatcctttggctacaagtcgagTTTTGTActgttcaagagaaccatcagctcgatgcttaagatgAAATATCCATTTAGAGCCCATAACATTCATGGAGGGAGTGTGTGAAACTAGGTTCCATGTTCCATTACGAAGAAGTACATCAAATTCTTTAGTCATTGCATTACGTCAATTAGGatccttgtttgtttttataaaacaagttggttcaatagattttgaaaaaaaacactAGAGCTCATGGAAGGAGATGTCATTGGTGGGCATCGTGCatatattgttggaaccccaaggtgttttgatgtgatcaaacaagctaagttaggtcctgtgtttgtttaacccttgtgtctaagtgtgcaggagcttaggaacacaggaagtcgagcggaagacgcggctagcgagaaggactgcacgggagagagccgacaggcacgggagagagccgagggaaggaaggctgctcgaggagaaggccggaacttgggttcgggtgagccctattccggatggccgagatcacccaagctagcggagccggagcgaacaagacccggaccgagacgagctgaaccggaggcgaaaaagtcaacgttgttgactttgtgctccggggcacccggagcagtccggggcgcccggaacccttccgagcgcccggacctggattttcaactcacttgtaatcaattctttctgtgctttcagttgtgttcttttcatttgtgctgtcaacgttgtaaaaatgcttctctgcccagaggagatcatagtgcgcttactttccttagattagcaatcctctaattgcaaaccaagtaaatctttggtgtatgatttctttacttagtctctactttttataacaagtgtttatgatatagttgaaatccgagaaaggttcgagttttattttgtagggcaattcactcctcccctcttgccggcctccaaagggacctacatatATGTCACCTAAAGGAAGCATGCAACGAGGAGTAATATTATTTGATTCACTTGTTGATGGTGATGAAAAAGTAGGTTGATATAGTGATTCTAATGATGACTTGTATTATCTGATGATCCAAAATTAGAGGATGTATTATCTATAGCTGGTGAAACTTCCAAAATTGGACATGGAATAGGTTCTAAAATATTGTCCCTTCTAATATTATCAGTACATTCTGCTCTTAATGGAGTAGTCACTTAGGGTGATTCTGATAATGTAGAAAACTTTGCAGAGAGCTCTGGAGCAAGACCTAGGATGTCATCTCCTCTTGAATCTTTAGTATGTCTGATTGGATGAGCGACCTGTGGGAACTTAGATGTGATATTAGGTGGTGTCAAAAAGATACCACATTTCCCTAAAGATAGAGTTGTTGTGGCTGCAAAAGGAAATAGAGACATGTCGagagtatatatatatgttgatatATGTAGACAACGATACCtatgatgcaaattactataaccgAGAAAAACACATTATTGAGAACGAGAATTTAGTTTATGTTTATAGTAGGGGTGTAGCCATGGATAATATGCTCAACCAAAGATATGTAAAAAGATGCAGTTGAGAGGCTGATTATAGAGTTTTTCATGGGACATTTATGTTGAAGCAATGGAGTCAGTAGACGATTAATAAGACAAAGTGCAGTTTGAACCacgtcatcccaaaatttaaatGGAACTGATGTATGATTGAGAAGACCTAAGGTAGTTTCGATTATATGACGATGTTTTCTCGCCGCGGAGTTATTTTGTTTGGAAGTGTGAGGAAATGAGACTCGATGGAGAATGCCAGAAGAGTATAAATGATAATGAAGTGCTTGATATTCTCCTCTCCAATCAGAGTGGAGAGAGAGTATTTTACGACCAAAGTAGTGTTCGACTTGCCTTTGGAATCGACAAAAGAtatcaaaaatcatatttttgtTTTATAAGAAAGATCTAGGTAAACttactaaagtcatcaataaaAGTCACATAATAAAAAACCCCTGATTTGATAAAATAGGAGCAATACCTGAAACATTAAAGTGCATTAATTCTAAACGAAAACTAGATATATGAGAAGTAGAGACAAAAGGTAATTTGTGACTTTTTGCATTTAAACATGCTTCAAAAGAATGTGACGAGAATACCCCAGAAGTTGGTAAGTCAAATCGATTAATGATTTCTTGAACAGGATATAGAGATAGATGACCAAATCGTGCATGTTAAGAGGATTTGTTGTGTGTTCCCTAATGAGAGCTTTGGTGGAAGTAGGTTGAAGGTAATAAAGACCTTCTCTGATTTCTCCTCGGAGGAGGGTGGTTCCTATTATGAAATCCTTCACAAGACAAAAATGAGGATACAATTTAAAGAATACATTATTGTCAAGAGCAAATTGATGaactgaaaataaatttttagtgatGGATGGAACATGAAGAGTATTGTGCATATGAAAAAGTTGACCAGATGaatgaaaaaatatatttccAAGATGAGCAATTTGTAAACCTTAGTCAGATTCATTGCCTACTTGTACTGTGTTATGACCATGATATGAGCAAGGTTCTATAAGAATGTCATAGTCTGatgtaacatgatgagttgctctagAATCTGGATGTCATCTTAAGATTGAAGAATTTGACGTAGGTATATCAGGATTGCTTGTAAAGGAGAATGCACCTGGATGAGATAATGAGGTTTGGGGTGAAGCTTGATTTGAAGATGCAAAACCTTCGTAAAAGTTTGAATCAAATCTCTTATAACATTGATGAGCAAAGTGACCATGGTTGAAACATATCTAACAACATCCTCGATCTAATCCTTGACCTCATCCTCGTCCTTGTCATCGTCCTTGGCCGCCTCCTCTATTTCTTCTAcctttatttctttgattttgttGATGATGAGTAGCACTATCGGTTTTGTGAGTCGTATGTGCTGTAAGAACGGTAACATCTGACATCCTTTAAGATTATTATTGTAAGAGTATTTCATGAGAGAATAAAATGTCATGAAAGGTATCAATTGACACTTGATCTATGTGAGTTGTTACGTTTGGAATAAATCTGTCATATTGAGGTCCCAAATATATATTAGTAAATCTGAGTATAAAATTAGATGTCCGATCTCGGTTAGATTATTGGCTAGATTATTAAAAcatctcttatttataaaatagcCAAATACATATATTagtaagaataaaataaaaaacattttGACTCGCAAAATACTCattacttatttattttttttataacataaTTTTATAgagaattttttaatattttattagtatatatatatttagccctaatttaaaacatatatataattaGTGTAatggtaaattttatttttattttaacacaCCTCTTGAGTTCGAATCTTTGTAGGActgaatttatatttttttttctcctttattttttacatttcaaGTAAATATACATTATGCATTTTAAAAGTTTGGAGAGGTTATTATTATATAAtacatttaataattattttcgtCATTTAGTATATCGGCCCAGCTCCAAACTTAAAATCCTAAATCTATCCTGGGCATGACCCACCTACTTCTCAATTTTAAGAGAAAAGAATAGAACTTTAAGACATTTTTAATATTAGAGTTCTATAAGAATTTTTTTAGTCTATAATATGTCACCTCAATAAtacatcaaaaatataaaaacatatcACTCTCTCCATAATTAAAGAAACTCTTCTTGTAATTTTTTATGGACcctatattattaaattttttttgtacatcaTTAAATTCCGATCTCACCCATATTATTGATTTTGAAACGAAAGAGCCTGTTTGAAATTTCACTATCATTCTTAAATTACAAATCTCAAATCATCCATAATTGTTAGAGtttgtttttcaatttttttattcataaacctctttaaaatctcttattGGAGATGAGATTTTTAAAGAGGGCTATGAAAcccaaaagttaaaaaaaaaaaaaccttaaaccATAGTAAGACACGAAGTCTGAGGTTTTTATTTTAAGAgcaatagaaaattttcaaagctaTCCTTTTCTTTTAAAATTGTGAATGTGGGTAGGCAACTTGATCCAATACTAATTAATGATATG is drawn from Zingiber officinale cultivar Zhangliang chromosome 1B, Zo_v1.1, whole genome shotgun sequence and contains these coding sequences:
- the LOC122049458 gene encoding probable alkaline/neutral invertase D; this encodes MIEEMEGTDEEGLWRVEPLCSVAELDDFEHLSRLLDRPRIKIERKLSFDERSLSELSGNLRLVDDMYSPAVGRSVLDTPASSARDWFEPHGPHPMIAEAWDALRRSIVLFRRQPVGTMAAIEHASEEVLNYDQVFVRDFVPSALAFLMNGEPDIVKNFLLKTLLLQSWEKKIDRFKLGEGVLPASFKVNHDPARKSETLIADFGGSAIGRVAPVDSGFWWIILLRAYTKSTGDLSLAETPECQRGMRLILSLCLSEGFDTFPTLLCADGCSMIDRRMGVYGYPIEIQSLFFMALRCALAMLKPDAEGEEFIERIVQRLRALGYHMRSYFWLDFQQLNDIYCYKTEEYSHTAVNKFNVIPDSIPDWIFDFMPSRGGYFVGNVSPARMDFRWFALGNCIAILSSLATPEQSVAIMDLIEGRWEELVGEMPLKIAYPALEGHEWRSVTGCDPKNTRWSYHNGGSWPVLLWLLTAACIKTGRPQIARKAIDLAESRLSKDGWPEYYDGKLGRYIGKQARKYQTWSIAGYLVAKMMLEDPSHLGMISLEEEKGKKRVIKRSASWTA
- the LOC122025745 gene encoding egg cell-secreted protein 1.2-like, which produces MDSIQNLAVLALAFAFLVASGSGRELSPVELHQAADLQARLAVGMGEAGGLVECWNSLMELRSCTNEIVLFFLNGESYLSLDCCRAIRVITHHCWTSMFTNLGFTVQETDILRGYCDADTVPTTPVQPQPPSAAPPTAVAGAEIAVDTLTP